One segment of Carya illinoinensis cultivar Pawnee chromosome 13, C.illinoinensisPawnee_v1, whole genome shotgun sequence DNA contains the following:
- the LOC122291053 gene encoding uncharacterized protein LOC122291053 has product MALLAKQGFRIIQRPEALAIVNSYGWCIREGDVGKVPNDRQRRYGREGTFSFLKKVFIHPKKVMQQAQQFLTDFQDIQVIQQAFKDSSTSSNLIWIPPPAGVYKVNWDAAIKEEASKVGIGIVIRDFEGRVVASRSLQKFMFTDAFTAETQGALQAVCFAKDIGLRRIILQGDALNVVKSLKTDSSESHYSGVLLWDAKHILNQFDYWDVVHVKRQVNVAAHVLAKYGLSSDEDEVRLEDSHLCILPFI; this is encoded by the exons ATGGCTTTGCTTGCTAAACAAGGGTTCAGAATCATTCAAAGACCTGAAGCTTTGGCAA TTGTTAATTCATATGGATGGTGTATTAGAGAAGGAGATGTTGGAAAGGTTCCTAATGACAGGCAAAGAAGATATGGCAGAGAAGGAACCTTTTCATTTTTGAAGAAAGTCTTCATTCATCCTAAGAAGGTAATGCAGCAGGCTCAACAATTTTTGACAGATTTCCAAGACATTCAAGTTATTCAGCAGGCCTTCAAAGATTCATCCACTAGCAGTAACTTGATTTGGATTCCTCCACCTGCAGGTGTGTATAAagttaattgggatgctgcaatAAAGGAAGAAGCTAGTAAAGTTGGAATTGGCATTGTTATAAGGGACTTTGAAGGCAGGGTAGTTGCATCTCGAAGCTTGCAGAAATTCATGTTCACTGATGCATTCACAGCTGAGACTCAAGGAGCTTTACAAGCAGTATGCTTTGCAAAAGATATAGGATTGAGAAGGATCATTTTACAAGGGGATGCACTAAATGTTGTTAAGTCTTTAAAAACTGATTCTTCTGAGTCTCACTATTCAGGTGTTCTGTTATGGGATGCCAAGCATATTCTAAATCAGTTTGATTATTGGGATGTTGTTCATGTCAAGAGGCAGGTAAACGTGGCTGCACATGTTTTAGCTAAGTATGGGTTAAGTAGTGATGAGGATGAAGTTAGATTGGAGGATAGTCATTTATGTATTCTCCCTTTTATTTGA